One segment of Fuscovulum ytuae DNA contains the following:
- a CDS encoding SOS response-associated peptidase, which translates to MCGRFTITHPDEAIARLFDAVIGNDLPPVPRFNICPTTQVAVVTSEGGARRLRAMRWGFIPAWYKAPNDGPLIINARSDTIATKPAFREAVRARRCIVPASGFYEWQAVEGRKLPWYFKRMDGNPMAFAGIWQRWGEIDTVAIVSTEAGPGMAGLHHREAVVLERGDWPLWLGEAGHGAAVLMKASAEGVLTCHRVDARVNSNRAEGPELIEPVTV; encoded by the coding sequence CATCCAGACGAGGCGATTGCGCGGCTGTTTGATGCCGTGATCGGGAATGATCTGCCGCCTGTGCCACGGTTCAATATCTGCCCCACGACGCAAGTGGCGGTGGTGACATCTGAGGGCGGCGCGCGGCGGTTGCGGGCGATGCGGTGGGGGTTCATCCCGGCCTGGTACAAGGCCCCGAATGACGGGCCGCTGATCATCAATGCGCGGTCCGACACAATCGCCACCAAGCCTGCCTTCCGCGAGGCCGTCAGGGCGCGGCGCTGCATCGTTCCGGCCTCTGGCTTTTACGAATGGCAGGCGGTGGAGGGGCGGAAATTGCCTTGGTATTTCAAGCGGATGGATGGGAACCCCATGGCCTTTGCCGGAATTTGGCAGAGGTGGGGGGAGATTGACACCGTCGCCATCGTCTCGACCGAGGCTGGGCCGGGGATGGCGGGACTGCATCACCGCGAGGCGGTGGTTCTGGAGCGGGGGGATTGGCCCCTGTGGCTGGGTGAGGCGGGGCATGGGGCGGCGGTCCTGATGAAGGCCTCGGCCGAGGGGGTGTTGACCTGCCATCGGGTGGATGCGCGGGTGAATTCCAACCGGGCCGAGGGGCCGGAGTTGATCGAGCCTGTAACTGTCTGA